A single Pedobacter sp. PACM 27299 DNA region contains:
- a CDS encoding TonB-dependent receptor domain-containing protein: protein MKKLILLFFGLVLTIGAKAQFPMGGGTAKKMVTGRITALILDSLTKKPIDYATISLIKNKDNKSVNGAVTDERGKLSLSNISPEEYKLSIGFMGYKTKIIAVKTTPEKPDLNVGTIYLSPTASNLKEVAITGQQSLIENKVDKIVYNAEQDITNAGGDATDVMRKVPMLSVDVNGNLQMRGSAVRVLINGKPSGTMANSVADALKMIPAEQIKSVEVITSPSAKYDAEGSGGIVNIITKKKSAEGTSGSVNASVGTRSNNGAFNLNAKTGRLSLNTSLGVNHAYPQNSQVRSLNSSTRPDGSLSTVSQDGFSKWSRVGYNGSAGLDYDFNNYHNISSTVKINRFSNGGPGSSAILTNGYPSTNIRDMDMGFNNLDWNIDYRKTSKKEGEEFSVSAQLTTGRNTSDYSNRTVFDQLFYPANGDPAYIPADIVDAGSNTGKNNEYTLQSDYVYPFSKTTILETGVKGIFRNILSTYGESLQDFDYDQNVASAYAVLGFKLTKKITAKAGVRGEYTNINAISGHKDKFGNDYTNLFPSLILSQALKGGSTIKLSYNKRIQRPSLFYLNPFENKSDPYNTLRGNPELDPELTHNMELGYSTFIKGSVINASVFYRTTENVIESAILPIDGTAATGQRFLTTYLNIGRSQSYGMNVFASYNPKPKWTLMTNLGLNTYEVNNSSSNINTGNFVNYTVFGRSAYALPGGWNTEIWGVINSPKRTFQGKTDAMYFYGGAVKKEIMKKQASIGLNVLNPFSRDLVINTVNKGANYEQSTNIHYPLRSFGVNFSYKFGKLKFTQPKKGVKNDDVKKEEQGGMGGVQN, encoded by the coding sequence ATGAAAAAACTGATACTCTTATTTTTTGGTCTGGTACTTACAATTGGGGCAAAAGCTCAGTTTCCAATGGGCGGGGGAACTGCAAAAAAAATGGTTACGGGAAGGATCACCGCCTTAATCCTGGACTCTCTAACTAAAAAACCAATCGACTATGCGACTATTTCTTTAATTAAAAACAAAGACAATAAGTCTGTTAACGGAGCAGTAACCGATGAGCGCGGGAAACTGAGCTTGTCTAATATCAGTCCGGAGGAATATAAACTGTCTATCGGGTTTATGGGCTATAAAACAAAAATTATAGCCGTTAAAACCACCCCGGAAAAACCGGATTTAAATGTGGGAACGATTTATCTGAGTCCAACAGCAAGCAATCTGAAAGAAGTAGCCATCACCGGTCAGCAGTCATTAATTGAAAACAAAGTAGATAAAATTGTTTACAATGCAGAGCAAGATATCACCAATGCTGGTGGAGATGCAACTGATGTGATGCGTAAAGTTCCGATGTTATCAGTAGACGTTAACGGAAATCTTCAAATGAGAGGAAGTGCGGTACGCGTGCTGATCAATGGAAAACCATCAGGAACGATGGCTAACAGCGTAGCTGATGCCTTAAAAATGATTCCTGCGGAGCAGATTAAAAGTGTAGAAGTGATCACCAGTCCATCGGCAAAATATGATGCAGAAGGCTCTGGTGGAATTGTCAATATCATCACGAAAAAGAAATCTGCAGAAGGAACCAGTGGAAGTGTGAATGCTTCTGTAGGGACCCGTTCCAACAATGGGGCCTTCAATCTGAACGCAAAAACCGGACGTTTATCGCTAAATACAAGTCTTGGTGTAAACCATGCTTACCCTCAAAACTCACAGGTACGGTCCTTAAATAGTTCCACAAGACCTGACGGGAGCTTGAGTACAGTGTCTCAGGATGGCTTTTCAAAATGGTCACGTGTAGGCTACAATGGAAGTGCAGGCCTGGATTACGACTTCAATAACTACCATAACATTAGCAGTACTGTTAAAATAAACAGATTTTCTAATGGTGGCCCAGGAAGTTCCGCAATTTTAACCAATGGTTATCCATCTACAAATATTAGAGATATGGATATGGGATTCAATAATTTGGATTGGAATATCGATTACAGGAAAACCAGTAAAAAAGAAGGAGAAGAATTCAGTGTTTCTGCTCAGTTAACCACCGGAAGAAATACCAGCGACTATAGCAATAGAACTGTTTTCGATCAATTATTTTACCCAGCGAATGGTGATCCAGCTTACATCCCTGCTGATATTGTGGATGCAGGATCAAATACGGGAAAAAATAATGAGTATACTTTGCAATCGGATTACGTGTATCCATTCAGCAAAACAACGATTCTTGAAACTGGTGTGAAAGGGATCTTTAGAAATATCCTGAGTACCTATGGGGAGTCGCTTCAGGATTTCGATTACGATCAGAATGTAGCTTCGGCTTATGCCGTACTGGGTTTCAAGCTGACTAAGAAAATCACTGCTAAAGCAGGGGTAAGAGGGGAATATACCAATATTAATGCAATTTCTGGTCATAAAGACAAGTTCGGTAATGACTATACCAACCTTTTTCCAAGTTTGATTTTATCACAAGCTTTAAAAGGTGGAAGTACCATCAAATTGAGTTATAACAAAAGAATTCAACGTCCGAGTTTATTTTATTTGAATCCATTTGAAAATAAAAGTGACCCATACAATACCTTACGTGGTAATCCAGAATTAGATCCTGAATTGACACATAACATGGAATTGGGCTATTCTACCTTTATCAAAGGATCGGTGATTAACGCTTCTGTTTTTTACCGTACTACTGAGAATGTGATTGAAAGTGCCATTTTGCCAATCGATGGGACGGCAGCAACAGGCCAAAGGTTTTTGACTACCTACCTAAATATTGGCAGAAGCCAGTCTTATGGAATGAACGTGTTTGCAAGTTATAACCCTAAGCCAAAATGGACTCTAATGACCAACCTTGGCTTGAATACTTATGAAGTAAATAATTCTTCCAGCAATATAAATACGGGTAATTTTGTAAATTATACGGTCTTTGGACGTTCTGCTTATGCTTTGCCGGGTGGTTGGAATACAGAAATCTGGGGTGTCATCAATTCTCCAAAAAGAACTTTCCAGGGTAAAACAGATGCGATGTATTTCTATGGTGGCGCAGTGAAAAAAGAGATCATGAAGAAACAAGCCAGCATCGGACTGAATGTCTTGAACCCCTTCAGCCGTGATTTAGTGATCAATACGGTGAATAAGGGAGCGAACTACGAACAATCTACCAATATCCATTATCCATTGCGTTCTTTCGGTGTCAATTTCAGCTATAAGTTTGGTAAGTTGAAATTTACACAGCCTAAAAAAGGAGTGAAAAATGATGATGTGAAAAAAGAAGAGCAAGGAGGAATGGGCGGGGTTCAAAACTAA
- the dapB gene encoding 4-hydroxy-tetrahydrodipicolinate reductase: MKIALLGYGKMGQIIERFALERGHEVVLKISSSNLDDLNTANLSKADVAIDFSIPDATIGNIYRCFEANVPIVVGSTGWYGQLQEVKDECLASNNTLLYGSNFSIGVNIFFHINQVLAKVMNNFPAYDVQVEEIHHTQKLDSPSGTAMTIAEGIIDALDSKKEWVNELVGTPFEEVIKKDQVLIESHRIEHVPGTHTVVYSSEVDEIEIKHTAHNRAGFALGAIVAAEWLQNKQGFYNIADIFNFK; encoded by the coding sequence ATGAAAATAGCACTATTGGGTTATGGTAAAATGGGTCAGATCATTGAGCGTTTTGCCCTGGAAAGAGGCCACGAGGTGGTTTTGAAAATCAGCTCATCCAATCTGGATGACCTCAACACAGCTAACTTGTCGAAGGCAGATGTAGCCATAGATTTTAGTATTCCAGATGCCACAATAGGAAATATTTACCGTTGTTTTGAAGCCAATGTACCTATTGTTGTAGGTTCTACAGGATGGTACGGCCAATTGCAGGAAGTAAAAGATGAATGTTTAGCCAGTAACAATACGCTGCTGTATGGGTCAAACTTCAGTATTGGGGTAAATATATTTTTCCATATCAATCAGGTTTTAGCGAAAGTAATGAATAACTTCCCCGCCTATGACGTACAGGTAGAAGAGATTCACCACACTCAGAAGCTGGATTCACCAAGCGGAACCGCCATGACAATTGCTGAAGGGATCATTGATGCCTTAGACAGTAAGAAAGAATGGGTAAATGAATTGGTAGGTACTCCTTTTGAGGAGGTGATTAAAAAGGACCAGGTGCTGATTGAATCACACCGTATTGAACATGTTCCAGGAACACATACTGTAGTGTATAGTTCTGAAGTGGACGAGATTGAGATTAAACATACCGCACATAACCGTGCTGGTTTTGCTTTGGGTGCTATAGTTGCAGCGGAGTGGTTGCAAAATAAACAAGGCTTTTATAACATAGCCGATATATTTAATTTTAAATAG
- a CDS encoding ABC transporter substrate-binding protein — protein MRRIISHIFYGLLLFVFTACGRKAEEQEKKVFNINLDQNLTSLDPAFARNQNALWMVNQVFNGLVQIDSVLNTMPCIAKSWEIAEDGLSYTFHLRDDVYFHDDPTFAGGKGRKVVADDFAYSFYRLIDPKVASSGSWIFSDKVKDQHSFIALNDSTFQIKLTKPFPPFLSLLTAQYASVVPKEVVEHYGKDFRNHPIGTGPFKFKYWKEDEILVLLKNEKYWEKDNGHQLPYLDAVKVTFISDKQSAFMNFIKKDLDFFDKVDGSYRDDILSKSGNMTRKYKGKFQMIKSPYLCTEYLGFLVDTSKSISKNSPVKYLKVRQAINYAIDKPKLIKYLRNSIGIPATAGFMPQGMPGFDSTVVKGYHYEPEKAARLLAEAGFPNGKGMPPITLSTSTTYKDLMEFIQGELAAIGIKVKVDANPNASLRDMMSKNAVNFFRGSWIADYGDAENYLAVFYSKNKVPDGPNYTGYFNKDYDKLFESSYYEIDPQKRFKLYQKMDSMVMTYANIVPILYDQSLVMLQNNISGYPSNPLNLMILKRVKKQ, from the coding sequence ATGCGTCGTATTATCAGCCATATTTTTTACGGATTATTACTGTTTGTCTTCACAGCATGCGGTAGAAAGGCCGAAGAACAGGAAAAAAAAGTGTTCAACATCAACCTGGACCAAAACCTGACTTCCCTTGATCCTGCCTTTGCCCGCAACCAGAATGCACTATGGATGGTGAACCAGGTTTTCAATGGCCTGGTACAAATCGACAGTGTGTTAAACACCATGCCCTGCATTGCGAAAAGCTGGGAAATCGCGGAAGATGGTTTGAGCTATACTTTTCATTTGAGAGATGATGTCTATTTCCATGATGACCCAACGTTTGCTGGGGGAAAAGGCAGAAAAGTAGTAGCTGATGATTTTGCCTATAGCTTTTACAGATTAATAGATCCTAAAGTGGCTTCTTCCGGAAGCTGGATCTTTAGTGACAAAGTAAAAGACCAGCATAGCTTCATCGCGCTCAACGACTCTACTTTTCAAATTAAACTGACCAAGCCCTTCCCTCCTTTCCTGAGCTTGCTGACCGCCCAATATGCCTCAGTAGTACCTAAAGAAGTGGTAGAACATTATGGAAAAGACTTCCGTAACCACCCGATTGGCACCGGACCCTTTAAATTTAAATACTGGAAGGAAGATGAAATCCTGGTACTCCTGAAAAATGAAAAATACTGGGAAAAAGACAATGGACATCAACTGCCCTACCTAGATGCTGTAAAAGTTACTTTTATCAGCGATAAGCAAAGCGCCTTCATGAATTTCATCAAAAAAGACCTTGATTTTTTTGATAAAGTGGACGGCAGCTATCGCGATGACATCCTCAGCAAGAGCGGAAATATGACCCGCAAATACAAAGGAAAGTTTCAAATGATCAAAAGCCCTTACCTCTGTACCGAATACCTGGGATTCTTGGTAGACACTTCTAAAAGCATTTCAAAAAACTCTCCGGTAAAATATCTAAAAGTACGGCAAGCGATAAATTATGCGATCGACAAGCCGAAGCTGATCAAATACCTCAGAAATAGCATAGGTATTCCGGCTACCGCAGGCTTTATGCCACAGGGTATGCCTGGTTTCGACAGTACCGTGGTAAAAGGATACCATTATGAACCTGAAAAAGCAGCCCGGTTATTGGCGGAAGCCGGTTTTCCAAATGGAAAAGGAATGCCGCCAATTACCCTGAGCACTTCTACCACTTATAAAGACCTGATGGAATTTATACAAGGAGAGTTGGCTGCAATTGGTATAAAAGTAAAAGTGGATGCGAATCCAAATGCCAGTTTAAGGGATATGATGTCCAAAAATGCGGTCAACTTTTTCCGGGGTTCCTGGATTGCAGATTACGGCGATGCCGAAAATTATCTTGCGGTATTTTATTCCAAAAACAAAGTACCTGATGGCCCTAACTATACCGGATATTTCAATAAAGACTACGACAAATTATTTGAAAGCAGTTATTATGAAATCGATCCGCAGAAAAGGTTTAAACTTTATCAAAAGATGGACAGTATGGTGATGACCTACGCGAACATTGTTCCGATCCTTTATGATCAATCTCTGGTGATGCTGCAAAATAACATTAGCGGGTACCCTTCGAATCCATTAAATCTGATGATTTTAAAACGGGTTAAAAAACAATAA
- a CDS encoding ROK family protein, with the protein MTASTKKYRQLRTDVIKHLYYGKMLTLAELSNLTHKSLPLITTMVNNLMADGYVLEYGLAPSTGGRRALTFLLNKEKQSYIIAVAMDQLVTQVVIYDLLNEVRIAAELFPFALNGDPTNTITLIEFLKNYIIRSGIPLEQILGLGIGMPGFVNAAEGVNHTFFKIEGQGNLKEHLTKELGLPVFIDNDSSLIALAELKFGMAKERKDVMVVNVGWGIGLGMIINGSLFRGHSGYAGEFSHIPLSQSNKLCACGKQGCLEVDTSLLVLVERAKLQIKNGMKSSLELSFLDESKLHGDHFLEAAKAGDPLAVSIMADAAFLIGKGLATLIHIINPELIVLGGRGAIAGKMMMAPIEQAIHEFCIPRLAEHTEIKVSALNTESALLGAATLVIENCNFN; encoded by the coding sequence TTGACAGCTAGTACCAAAAAATATCGTCAGTTAAGGACAGATGTAATTAAACACTTGTATTACGGTAAGATGTTAACTCTTGCTGAATTGAGCAACCTTACACATAAAAGTCTGCCTTTGATTACCACCATGGTGAACAACCTGATGGCTGACGGATATGTGCTGGAATATGGTTTGGCACCGTCTACAGGGGGCAGAAGAGCATTGACTTTTCTTTTGAATAAAGAAAAACAAAGCTATATCATCGCTGTTGCGATGGATCAACTGGTGACTCAGGTAGTGATCTATGATTTGCTGAATGAGGTACGTATAGCCGCTGAACTTTTTCCATTTGCTTTGAATGGGGATCCGACAAATACGATAACCCTGATTGAATTCCTGAAAAATTACATCATCAGATCCGGCATTCCACTGGAGCAAATATTAGGTCTTGGCATTGGTATGCCAGGTTTTGTAAATGCGGCGGAAGGAGTGAACCATACTTTTTTTAAAATAGAAGGGCAGGGGAATCTAAAGGAACATTTGACAAAAGAATTGGGCCTGCCCGTATTTATCGACAATGATTCCAGTCTGATTGCATTGGCTGAATTGAAGTTTGGCATGGCTAAAGAGCGGAAGGATGTAATGGTAGTGAATGTAGGCTGGGGAATTGGCCTGGGGATGATCATCAATGGCAGCTTGTTTAGGGGACACAGCGGTTATGCAGGTGAGTTTAGTCACATTCCACTATCACAGAGCAATAAATTGTGCGCTTGTGGTAAACAGGGTTGCCTGGAGGTCGATACTTCTTTATTGGTATTGGTGGAAAGGGCCAAATTGCAAATTAAAAATGGGATGAAATCTAGTCTGGAACTAAGTTTTCTGGACGAAAGTAAACTCCATGGAGATCATTTTCTGGAAGCAGCTAAAGCGGGGGATCCTTTAGCAGTTTCTATTATGGCAGATGCTGCTTTTCTAATTGGAAAAGGGCTGGCCACTTTAATCCACATCATTAATCCCGAATTAATTGTGTTGGGAGGACGAGGCGCAATCGCCGGCAAAATGATGATGGCGCCAATTGAGCAGGCCATTCATGAATTTTGCATCCCCAGACTGGCAGAGCATACAGAGATCAAAGTATCCGCATTAAATACGGAATCTGCTCTGCTTGGCGCCGCAACGCTCGTTATTGAGAACTGTAATTTTAACTAA
- a CDS encoding ParB/RepB/Spo0J family partition protein, translating into MTSFQRKTGLGKGLSALLDDSDSVNPPKNGVNPVSENRQENSNNSAIGHIKISDIDTNPYQPRTEFDQVALIELSESIKVQGLIQPITVRKQAGNRFQLISGERRLRASKLAGLTEIPAYVRNANDQQMLEMALIENIQRENLNAIEVALSFQRMLEECNLKQDQLGERVGKNRTTVTNYLRLLKLPPSIQISIRDQKISMGHARALINVEDVEKQLYIHHEILDKGLSVRKVEELVRGINSLDLNAKRPKQSNGVSFEYQKLQKDLATKFSTKVKLKVGENGKGAIEIPFMSEDDLSRILELLDW; encoded by the coding sequence ATGACATCTTTTCAGCGAAAAACAGGTTTAGGTAAAGGATTAAGTGCGCTTTTAGATGACAGCGATTCGGTGAATCCACCGAAAAACGGAGTCAATCCTGTAAGCGAAAACAGGCAGGAAAATAGCAATAACAGCGCTATTGGACACATCAAAATCTCTGATATTGATACCAATCCCTACCAGCCGCGTACGGAGTTTGATCAGGTTGCTTTAATTGAACTTTCTGAGTCGATTAAGGTACAGGGTCTGATTCAGCCGATCACCGTAAGAAAGCAAGCAGGAAATCGTTTCCAGCTGATTTCAGGTGAACGCAGGTTAAGGGCTTCTAAGCTGGCTGGCCTGACGGAAATCCCTGCCTATGTGCGCAATGCCAATGATCAGCAAATGCTGGAAATGGCCTTAATTGAGAACATTCAACGTGAAAACCTGAATGCAATTGAAGTGGCACTGTCTTTCCAAAGAATGCTGGAAGAATGTAATTTAAAACAAGACCAGCTGGGCGAACGTGTGGGTAAAAACCGGACTACGGTGACCAATTACTTAAGACTGCTGAAATTGCCTCCATCGATTCAAATCTCGATCAGAGACCAGAAAATATCCATGGGTCATGCCCGTGCATTGATCAATGTCGAAGATGTAGAAAAGCAACTATACATCCACCACGAAATCCTGGATAAAGGCCTTTCTGTAAGGAAAGTGGAAGAGTTGGTGAGAGGGATCAATAGTTTGGACCTGAATGCCAAGCGTCCTAAACAATCCAATGGCGTGTCTTTTGAATACCAAAAATTGCAGAAAGACCTCGCTACAAAATTCTCTACGAAAGTGAAATTGAAAGTGGGAGAGAACGGTAAAGGTGCAATTGAAATTCCTTTTATGTCGGAAGACGACCTGAGCAGAATTTTAGAATTATTGGATTGGTAA
- a CDS encoding NADPH-dependent FMN reductase has product MITIISGTNRPGSNTLKVSKYYQKVLAEKGLETQLFSLEQLPDNLIASDLYGKRSPEFEPIQKMMTRTSKFLFVIPEYNGSFPGVLKTFIDACQFPDSFYDKKAALVGLSSGKYGNIRGIDHFGGVCSYLHLNVLPLRIHISIIKTELNELDEIFKEDTLKFTNQQMDKFIAF; this is encoded by the coding sequence ATGATCACCATCATCTCGGGAACCAATAGACCTGGAAGTAATACGCTGAAAGTATCAAAATATTATCAAAAAGTCCTGGCAGAAAAAGGATTAGAAACCCAGCTTTTCAGTCTGGAACAATTACCAGACAACCTGATCGCTTCCGACTTATATGGAAAGCGCAGTCCGGAGTTCGAACCCATCCAGAAAATGATGACCAGAACCAGTAAATTTTTGTTCGTCATCCCGGAATACAATGGGAGTTTCCCTGGTGTGCTAAAAACTTTCATTGATGCCTGTCAGTTTCCAGACAGTTTCTACGATAAAAAAGCCGCTTTAGTAGGGCTCTCTTCTGGAAAATATGGGAATATCCGTGGCATCGATCATTTCGGCGGGGTTTGCAGCTACCTTCACTTAAATGTACTGCCATTAAGGATCCACATTTCCATTATCAAAACCGAGCTGAATGAGCTGGATGAGATTTTTAAGGAAGATACCTTAAAATTCACCAATCAGCAAATGGACAAGTTTATCGCGTTTTAA
- the lepB gene encoding signal peptidase I, translating into MNWKFWQKNKDAKPGKKKTKSREWFDAILFAVIAATIIRVFFIEAYTIPTASMERSLLVGDFLFVSKVNYGARIPMTPVAFPFAHHTMPITGTKAYWDGVQWKFRRLPGLSDIKRNDVVVFNYPQGDTVAVEYQDQDYYQMVRSLGWKQVNSQFTIVSRPVDKRENYIKRCIGIAGDTISMKSGLVYLNGKADPLKNTGQISYEVVFKTSDVNFKVFEDIGFNVSDEISAIGQNNYQFTGTAEMLDKVRKLDFVQSVKEITEPAGKRDPDIFPFDQNRDWNVDNFGPIIIPKRGWTVKLDSVTMPLYERSIRIYEGNKVEKSGKGWLINGLAADSYTFKMDYYWMMGDNRHRSADSRYWGFVPEDHIVGKALFIWMSYDTNGSFFSKIRWNRLFRGIN; encoded by the coding sequence ATGAATTGGAAATTCTGGCAAAAGAATAAAGATGCCAAGCCAGGTAAGAAAAAAACTAAAAGCCGCGAATGGTTCGATGCCATTTTATTTGCGGTAATAGCAGCCACCATCATCAGGGTGTTTTTCATTGAAGCCTATACGATTCCTACTGCCTCGATGGAAAGATCCCTTTTAGTAGGCGATTTCTTATTCGTGAGTAAAGTGAATTATGGTGCAAGGATTCCTATGACCCCTGTTGCCTTTCCTTTTGCGCACCATACGATGCCAATTACCGGCACAAAAGCGTATTGGGATGGCGTACAATGGAAATTCCGTAGGTTACCAGGCCTTTCGGATATTAAAAGAAATGATGTCGTGGTATTCAATTATCCGCAGGGAGATACGGTTGCTGTAGAATATCAGGATCAGGATTACTACCAGATGGTGCGTTCTTTAGGATGGAAACAGGTGAATAGCCAATTTACCATTGTGAGCAGACCTGTAGATAAAAGAGAGAATTATATCAAAAGATGTATCGGAATTGCCGGTGATACCATCAGTATGAAAAGCGGTTTGGTTTACCTGAATGGCAAGGCTGATCCACTAAAAAACACCGGACAGATTTCTTATGAAGTAGTTTTTAAAACTTCAGATGTGAACTTTAAAGTATTTGAAGATATTGGATTTAATGTTTCTGACGAAATTTCTGCGATTGGTCAAAATAATTACCAGTTTACAGGTACGGCTGAAATGTTGGATAAGGTGCGTAAACTGGATTTTGTACAGTCGGTGAAAGAGATTACGGAGCCTGCAGGTAAAAGAGATCCGGATATTTTTCCTTTTGATCAGAACAGAGATTGGAATGTAGATAATTTCGGTCCAATCATCATCCCTAAAAGGGGCTGGACGGTTAAATTGGACAGTGTAACGATGCCGCTTTATGAAAGAAGCATTCGTATTTATGAAGGAAATAAGGTAGAGAAATCCGGTAAAGGATGGCTGATCAATGGCCTTGCTGCGGATAGCTATACTTTCAAAATGGATTACTACTGGATGATGGGCGATAACCGCCACAGATCTGCGGATTCCCGCTATTGGGGTTTTGTACCGGAAGATCATATCGTAGGAAAAGCATTGTTCATCTGGATGAGCTATGATACCAACGGTTCTTTCTTCAGTAAAATCAGATGGAATAGGTTGTTTAGAGGAATCAACTAA
- a CDS encoding DUF5683 domain-containing protein, translating into MSKAFLLSGCLFFAAIGVKAQDVTPLKKDSTAAVAAPVKSKTDTLKPKYINPGKIAGRQAMLRSAMLPGLGQIRSGFNLYRGLKVAGIYTGATLLTLSYIDNNNSYHIFLTELQTRAKITAYNQAVAANGGTPPPGLVEPLEKPDQNYAAVSDANLVTAKDTYRRNKDVILFSFVGLYLLNIVDAYVDARLKYFDVGDVSVKLAPTMMNNSTMYGSNSINGLNLPVPGIKLAVRF; encoded by the coding sequence ATGTCAAAGGCTTTTCTTTTGTCAGGATGCTTGTTTTTTGCTGCGATTGGAGTTAAGGCACAGGACGTGACACCGCTAAAAAAAGATAGTACCGCTGCAGTGGCAGCTCCGGTTAAAAGTAAAACAGATACTTTAAAGCCTAAATATATAAATCCTGGCAAAATTGCCGGTCGGCAGGCGATGCTGCGTTCTGCAATGTTACCAGGTTTGGGGCAGATTAGAAGTGGTTTTAATTTATATCGTGGGTTAAAAGTGGCGGGTATTTATACTGGCGCAACCCTATTGACTCTTTCTTATATTGATAATAACAACAGTTACCATATCTTTCTTACGGAATTACAGACCAGGGCAAAAATAACAGCCTATAATCAGGCAGTCGCAGCGAATGGTGGAACTCCACCTCCGGGGCTTGTGGAGCCGCTTGAAAAGCCAGATCAAAATTACGCTGCCGTAAGTGATGCCAATCTGGTGACTGCAAAGGACACGTATAGAAGAAATAAAGATGTGATCCTGTTCTCCTTTGTGGGCTTGTATCTATTGAATATCGTAGACGCCTATGTGGATGCCCGACTAAAATATTTTGATGTAGGGGATGTATCTGTGAAGCTGGCTCCCACCATGATGAATAACAGTACCATGTACGGCAGCAACAGCATCAATGGATTAAACCTGCCTGTACCAGGAATTAAATTAGCCGTCCGTTTTTAA
- a CDS encoding ParA family protein has translation MSKIIALANQKGGVGKTTSSINLAASLAVLEYRTLLVDADPQANSTSGIGFDPRSIKNSIYECIINDIEPMDAIQKTETPNLDLLPAHIDLVGAEIEMINLNNREYKMKAVLEKVKDQYDFIIVDCSPSLGLITINALTAADSVIIPVQCEYFALEGLGKLLNTIKIVQNRLNPELEIEGILLTMYDVRLRLSNQVVEEVRTHFQDLVFETIIQRNTRLSEAPSYGISVIMHDANCKGAINYLNLAREIVRKNGLVTEVQDVNKAII, from the coding sequence ATGAGTAAAATTATTGCATTGGCAAATCAAAAAGGTGGTGTAGGTAAAACGACTTCATCTATAAACTTAGCCGCAAGTTTAGCCGTACTGGAATACAGAACTTTACTGGTTGACGCAGATCCGCAGGCTAACTCCACCTCAGGTATCGGCTTTGATCCGAGAAGTATTAAAAATAGCATCTACGAGTGTATCATCAATGATATCGAACCGATGGATGCCATTCAAAAAACAGAAACCCCTAATTTAGACTTGCTGCCGGCGCATATCGACCTGGTAGGAGCGGAAATTGAGATGATCAATCTCAATAACAGGGAATATAAAATGAAAGCGGTGCTGGAGAAGGTAAAGGATCAATACGATTTTATTATCGTGGATTGTTCTCCATCATTAGGTTTAATTACCATCAATGCGCTGACTGCTGCGGATTCGGTAATTATTCCGGTTCAATGCGAATATTTTGCATTAGAAGGATTAGGTAAATTACTGAACACCATTAAGATTGTTCAAAACCGCCTGAATCCGGAATTGGAAATTGAGGGGATTTTACTGACGATGTATGACGTGCGTTTACGCCTTTCAAACCAGGTGGTAGAAGAAGTGAGAACGCATTTCCAGGATTTAGTTTTTGAAACCATTATTCAAAGAAATACACGCCTGAGTGAGGCGCCAAGTTACGGTATATCTGTGATCATGCACGATGCCAACTGTAAAGGGGCGATCAACTATTTGAACCTGGCACGCGAAATCGTTCGTAAAAACGGATTGGTAACGGAAGTGCAGGATGTAAATAAAGCAATTATATAA